In Oryza brachyantha chromosome 2, ObraRS2, whole genome shotgun sequence, a single window of DNA contains:
- the LOC102699936 gene encoding auxin response factor 7 codes for MASSGAAAAGGGTGNSCDALYRELWHACAGPLVTVPRRGELVYYFPQGHMEQLEASTDQQLDQHLPMFNLPSKILCKVVNVELRAETDSDEVYAQIMLHPESDQNEPTKPQPDPHEPEKCNVHSFCKTLTASDTSTHGGFSVLRRHAEECLPPLDMTQNPPWQELVARDLHGNEWHFRHIFRGQPRRHLLTTGWSVFVSSKRLVAGDAFIFLRGENGELRVGVRRLMRQLNNMPSSVISSHSMHLGVLATASHAISTGTLFSVFYKPRTSQSEFVVSLNKYLEAKNSKISVGMRFKMRFEGDEAPERRFSGTIIGVGSMPTSPWANSDWRSLKVQWDEPSVVPRPDRVSPWELEPLAVSNTQPLPQPPARNKRARPPASNSIAPELPPVFGLWKSPAESTQGFSFSGLQRTHELYPSSPNSIFSTSLNVGFSTKNESSALTNKHFYWPMRETRADSYSVSINKVPSEKKREPSSAGCRLFGIEIGSAVEATSPVPAVSGVGQDQPAASVDAESDQLSQPSHANKSDAPAASSEPSPHETQSRPVRSCTKVIMQGMAVGRAVDLTRLHGYDDLRCKLEEMFDIQGELAASLKKWKVVYTDDEDDMMLVGDDPWPEFCSMVKRIYIYTYEEAKQLIPKSKLPIIGDAKQNPNKQSPESDMPHSDLDSTTPVTDKDC; via the exons ATGGCGAGTtccggcgctgctgctgccggcggcggcacag GGAACTCTTGCGATGCGTTGTACAGGGAGCTATGGCATGCTTGTGCTGGACCCTTGGTCACAGTGCCTCGCCGAGGCGAATTGGTCTACTACTTCCCCCAGGGTCATATGGAACAG CTTGAGGCGTCTACAGACCAACAGCTTGACCAGCACCTGCCTATGTTTAACCTGCCATCTAAGATCCTTTGCAAAGTGGTCAATGTAGAACTTAGG GCTGAAACTGATTCTGATGAGGTTTATGCTCAGATTATGCTGCATCCAGAATCAGAT CAAAATGAACCCACCAAGCCACAACCGGATCCGCATGAACCTGAAAAATGCAATGTCCACTCCTTCTGCAAGACTTTGACTGCTTCAGATACAAGCACCCATGGTGGATTTTCAGTTCTTAGGAGGCATGCAGAAGAATGTCTTCCACCACTG GATATGACTCAGAATCCACCATGGCAAGAGCTTGTGGCTAGAGATCTCCATGGCAACGAGTGGCATTTCCGTCACATCTTTCGAG GACAACCTAGGAGGCATCTACTTACAACTGGTTGGAGTGTTTTTGTTAGCTCAAAAAGATTAGTTGCTGGTGATGCATTCATCTTTCTGAG AGGTGAGAATGGGGAGCTACGAGTTGGTGTCAGGAGGCTCATGAGGCAACTAAACAACATGCCGTCATCAGTGATATCAAGTCACAGTATGCATCTTGGAGTCCTAGCAACTGCATCACATGCTATATCCACAGGAACtctcttttctgttttctaCAAACCAAG AACAAGTCAATCGGAGTTTGTCGTGAGTTTAAACAAATACCTTGAAGCTAAGAACAGCAAGATATCTGTTGGAATGAGGTTTAAGATGAGATTTGAGGGTGATGAAGCTCCTGAAAGAAG GTTTAGTGGGACAATTATTGGTGTTGGGAGCATGCCAACATCTCCATGGGCAAATTCTGACTGGAGATCTTTGAAG GTCCAATGGGATGAGCCTTCTGTGGTTCCTCGTCCAGATAGAGTCTCACCATGGGAACTGGAGCCACTTGCTGTGAGTAATACACAGCCACTGCCTCAGCCTCCTGCAAGAAATAAGCGGGCTCGGCCTCCTGCTTCGAATTCAATTGCTCCAGAGCTCCCTCCGGTCTTCG GTTTGTGGAAATCTCCAGCTGAGTCCACACAAGGTTTCTCATTTTCCGGACTACAGCGAACACATGAACTATATCCTTCGAGCCCCAATTCAATCTTCTCAACATCATTAAATGTTGGATTCAGTACAAAGAATGAATCATCTGCTCTAACCAACAAGCATTTTTACTGGCCAATGAGAGAGACAAGAGCTGACTCTTACTCTGTTAGCATCAACAAAGTTCCGTCTGAAAAGAAGCGAGAACCTAGTTCGGCTGGCTGCAGATTGTTTGGAATTGAGATAGGCTCTGCTGTGGAAGCTACATCTCCAGTGCCTGCTGTTTCTGGTGTTGGTCAAGACCAACCAGCTGCCTCAGTAGATGCTGAGTCTGATCAGCTCTCGCAACCATCACATGCCAACAAATCTGATGCTCCAGCAGCAAGCAGTGAGCCATCTCCTCATGAGACTCAGAGTCGGCCAGTGAGGAGCTGCACCAAG GTAATCATGCAAGGAATGGCAGTTGGAAGGGCAGTGGACCTGACAAGGCTCCATGGATATGACGATCTTCGCTGCAAGTTAGAAGAGATGTTTGATATCCAAGGAGAGCTCGCTGCCAGCCTAAAAAAATGGAAGGTTGTTTACACAGATGATGAGGATGATATGATGCTGGTTGGGGATGACCCTTGGCC TGAATTTTGCAGTATGGTGAAAAGGATATACATCTACACCTACGAGGAAGCTAAGCAACTTATTCCCAAGTCCAAGCTCCCGATCATTGGAGACGCCAAGCAAAACCCAAACAAACAATCGCCCGAGTCTGACATGCCTCACAGTGACCTGGACAGCACTACCCCGGTTACTGATAAGGATTGCTGA
- the LOC102717404 gene encoding RING-H2 finger protein ATL58-like, which yields MSCTSPDPPDYCSAASPELKLYQAFIFSVPVFFTFVLLLFFYLFYLRRRRANWQSLRMRTNNLIRGDNPRLECGIKKEMREMLPVVVFKESFLIRETQCSVCLADYQPDERLQRIPPCGHTFHIDCIDHWLSTNTTCPLCRVSLLPAPKAASVDPVDLEAQAADEDSSLDAQYQESNGGENTRQDGETLEQGSEGQTHQAEEPRVDTETASSVRVVATKPQLEAEGSQSRVSRPCKPRK from the exons ATGTCTTGTACCTCCCCAGACCCGCCCGATTACTGCTCGGCCGCATCGCCTGAGCTTAAGCTATACCAAGCCTTCATATTCTCTGTGCCGGTATTCTTCACATTCGTCTTGCTTCTCTTCTTCTACTTGTTCTACCTGCGGCGGCGCAGAGCAAATTGGCAGTCCTTGCGGATGAGGACTAATAACTTGATACGGGGCGATAACCCTAGG TTGGAGTGCGGCATAAAGAAGGAGATGCGAGAAATGTTGCCAGTTGTGGTTTTCAAGGAGAGCTTCTTGATCAGGGAAACACA ATGCTCTGTCTGCTTAGCAGACTATCAACCAGACGAGCGGCTCCAGCGAATACCTCCCTGTGGTCATACCTTCCACATCGACTGCATCGACCACTGGCTCTCTACAAACACCACCTGCCCTCTCTGTCGAGTTTCGCTCCTTCCAGCCCCCAAAGCCGCCAGCGTCGATCCAGTGGATTTGGAAGCACAGGCTGCCGATGAGGATAGCTCTTTGGATGCACAGTATCAGGAGAGCAACGGTGGCGAGAACACGAGGCAGGACGGTGAGACATTGGAACAAGGTAGTGAAGGACAAACGCATCAGGCAGAAGAGCCACGGGTTGACACAGAAACGGCATCATCGGTCAGAGTAGTAGCCACCAAGCCCCAGTTGGAGGCCGAGGGGTCTCAAAGCAGAGTCTCCCGGCCCTGTAAACCAAGGAAATAA
- the LOC102717679 gene encoding zinc finger CCCH domain-containing protein 16, producing the protein MSTAAADPAAAAAAAEVTRKERRRERKKERRRRARREAAEAARRAAEALAADPEEERRLRETEEAEADASERARRAFEDAERRWLEAAAAAARAAEKAAEAAAAAAAAAGEASTVPEDSSRECKDDGNESKDNDEWEYVEDGPAEIIWEGNEITVKKKMVKVPKKAKENQPIQQEDRPTSNPFPPQSIAFASQKTESSLSAQEVLEKVAQETPNFGTEQDKAHCPFHLKTGSCRFGVRCSRVHFYPDKSCTLLMRNMYNGPGLASEQDEGLESTDEEIEQSYEEFYEDVHTEFLKFGELVNFKVCRNGSLHLRGNVYVNYKSLDSALLAYSSMNGRYFAGKQITCEFVAVTRWKVAICGEYMRSRFKTCSRGIACNFIHCFRNPGGDYEWADWDNPPPKYWIRKMAALFGHSDDAVYGKGSDTPCFDHSWSSDRRRRSYDPRYTPSRSRNEDVHKQHSSRDYSHSKQERRSHTEHIRDRRESSASDKHRSREIKDKISKYSSNIESERESQKNARGERHRSAHEERHGSDPGEGEKGDHGKVRFRNNGSERQDSLEPGSSDRHFDFTDADSTKSPSGSKSTGTGRHRRKSRRQSLEDPNLERHRPTSRKSTEEHGAKMSSRRRYIEDSYHEKYDGRGQSVEHRDHTDASGDRWVATNSDVDSDLETRHEKSSSKLERKGDAPSDAEKTGYERSSGRTTKSRRERKRQSGSSSEHGDSEEEVTSDQDARDMSSGAWRSRSRSSDEKLSSHRSRRKRSRSSHDS; encoded by the exons atgtccACGGCGGCCGCTGatccagccgccgccgccgcggcggcggaggtcaCGAGGAAGGAGAggcggagggagaggaagaaggagcggcgccgccgcgcgcggagGGAGGCTGCGGAGGCCGCTcggagggcggcggaggcgcttGCCGCCGAcccggaggaggagcggcgcctCCGGGAGACcgaggaggccgaggccgacgcGTCCGAGCGCGCACGGCGGGCTTTCGAGGACGCGGAGCGCCGGTGGCtagaggccgccgccgccgccgcgcgcgcggcggagaaGGCCGCCGAAGCGGcagcggctgctgctgcggctgcgggGGAGGCGTCGACGGTTCCCGAGGACTCCTCCCGCGAG TGTAAAGATGATGGAAATGAAAGTAAAGACAATGATGAATGGGAATATGTTGAAGATGGGCCAGCAGAGATCATATGGGAAGGAAATGAGATCACTGTGAAGAAGAAAATGGTAAAAGTACCAAAGAAAGCCAAGGAAAACCAGCCAATTCAACAG GAAGATCGACCTACATCAAATCCATTCCCACCACAGTCTATAGCTTTTGCTTCACAGAAGACAGAATCTTCATTGTCAGCTCAGGAAGTACTTGAGAAAGTTGCTCAAGAGACTCCAAATTTTGGAACAGAACAG GATAAGGCCCATTGTCCATTTCACCTCAAGACAGGGTCCTGCCGCTTTGGAGTGCGTTGCAGCAGAGTTCACTTTTATCCTGATAAATCATGCACTCTGCTCATGAGAAACATGTATAATGGTCCAGGCCTTGCTTCAGAGCAAGATGAAGGGCTTGAG TCTACAGATGAAGAGATTGAACAAAGCTATGAAGAATTTTATGAAGATGTGCACACTGAATTTCTGAAGTTTGGTGAACTTGTCAATTTTAAG GTATGTCGAAATGGATCACTTCATCTTCGAGGAAATGTGTATGTGAATTATAAATCCTTGGATTCAGCTCTTCTTGCCTACAGCAGCATGAATGGACGGTATTTTGCTGGAAAGCag ATAACATGTGAATTTGTTGCTGTGACAAGATGGAAGGTTGCCATATGTGGTGAATACATGAGGTCGAGATTCAAG ACATGCTCACGAGGAATTGCTTGtaattttattcattgctTTCGCAACCCTGGAGGAGATTATGAGTGGGCTGATTGGGATAACCCTCCTCCCAAATACTGGATTAGGAAGATGGCTGCTCTTTTTGGCCACTCAGATGATGCTGTCTATGGCAAGGGAAGTGATACCCCATGCTTTGACCATTCGTGGAGTTCAGATAGGAGACGAAGAAGTTATGATCCCAG GTACACACCAAGCAGATCTAGGAACGAAGATGTGCATAAACAACACTCGTCCAGAGATTATTCACACTCAAAGCAAGAGCGCAGAAGCCATACTGAGCACATTCGAGATAGAAGAGAATCATCTGCATCAGATAAGCATCGAAGTCGAGAGATTAAAGATAAGATTAGCAAATATTCTTCTAACATAGAGAGCGAAAGAGAGTCCCAGAAGAACGCACGTGGAGAAAGACATAGAAGTGCCCATGAAGAAAGACATGGAAGTGACCCTGGTGAGGGAGAAAAAGGAGACCATGGTAAAGTTAGGTTTAGGAATAACGGATCTGAACGGCAAGACAGTTTGGAGCCTGGATCTTCTGATAGGCATTTTGACTTCACCGACGCAGACAGCACCAAGAGTCCTTCAGGCAGCAAGTCCACTGGAACTGGCAGGCATCGCAGAAAGAGCAGGAGGCAATCCTTAGAAGATCCTAATCTTGAAAGGCACCGTCCCACTTCTCGCAAATCAACAGAAGAGCATGGCGCCAAAATGAGCTCAAGGCGTCGCTACATAGAAGACTCTTACCACGAGAAATATGATGGAAGAGGGCAATCTGTAGAACACAGGGATCACACTGATGCATCCGGTGATAGATGGGTAGCCACAAACAGTGATGTTGATTCAGACCTAGAGACTCGACATGAGAAGTCAAGCAGCAAACTGGAAAGGAAGGGTGATGCTCCATCAGATGCAGAAAAAACTGGGTATGAAAGGTCAAGCGGTAGAACCACCAAGAGCCGCAGGGAAAGGAAGCGTCAGAGTGGAAGCAGCAGTGAGCACGGCGACAGTGAAGAGGAGGTCACTTCAGATCAAGATGCTAGAGATATGAGCTCTGGTGCATGGAGGAGCCGATCGAGAAGCAGTGACGAGAAACTCTCATCGCACAGGTCAAGGAGAAAGAGAAGTCGCAGTAGTCACGATTCATAA
- the LOC102718518 gene encoding eukaryotic translation initiation factor 2D, which produces MFKKHVDVKALQRLSGADKKKLRRTAKERFPQASDADLDAILPPKVEVTVAKYPNRVLVYGIEGEFPMLFDVDGRGHELFPTVYALWKVPDLLPAFTLKGGEVSRFILGGADLMFPGISIPPEGLPSFQAGQPWSVKVPGNPAPIAVGATTISSNEALQAGLRGKALRIVHYFKDSLWDSADGRYVPNEGFYDDIVIEDPNYASLSQPSGSSEDHAEGIHDSTIESEEAAVDVSESHTTDHPIHAEAIEDLTAGVNEVKLSEDRATEEPTEEREHQNMSTEEIDSLLDKCLLQALHMSIKDKDLPIPGSTLWSNHVLPCRPPGVTLDIKKSSHKKLSKWLQSKSAAGLISAKEDKYKKEVMLLGINRGHPDYMAFKPEKKVQEPVEQRENVVAEGSSTKQLEVAEIYKPSSHVNPIFMAVGADTGKYYSASEASDVAFRYVEKEILVKPTDKAKVILDAALCDALYKGAIKKGSAYPTEIHKRDLGSTFLNRMQIHHRVARENEVVIRKGAIRTIQIMTERRQGNKKMTRLSGLECFLMDADSLASELQKKFACSTTTAELPGKKGQHEVLVQGGVIDDLAKHLVDHYGVPKRFIEVLDKTKR; this is translated from the exons ATGTTCAAGAAACATGTTGATGTTAAAGCTCTACAGCGTTTGTCAGGGGCTGACAAAAAGAAGCTGAGAAGGACTGCCAAGGAAAGGTTCCCACAAGCATCTGATGCTGATCTTGATGCCATCCTTCCTCCCAAG GTGGAGGTAACAGTTGCTAAGTACCCAAATAGGGTTCTTGTATATGGCATAGAGGGAGAGTTCCCAATGCTTTTTGATGTTGATGGAAGAGGCCATGAGCTGTTTCCAACAG TTTATGCACTCTGGAAGGTTCCCGATCTGTTGCCTGCTTTTACGCTTAAGGGTGGTGAAGTCTCACGCTTCATACTCGGGGGTGCTGATCTGATGTTTCCTGGTATTAGCATACCCCCAGAAGGGCTTCCTTCCTTTCAAGCTGGCCAGCCATGGTCAGTAAAGGTTCCTGGTAATCCTGCTCCAATTGCT GTTGGGGCCACAACTATAAGCAGTAATGAAGCCTTACAGGCAGGGTTACGTGGCAAGGCTTTGCGGATTGTACATTACTTTAAGGATTCATTATG GGATTCTGCTGATGGTCGCTATGTTCCAAATGAAGGATTTTATGATGACATCGTTATTGAAGATCCTAATTATGCTTCGCTGTCTCAACCTTCTGGTTCTTCTGAAGATCATGCAGAAGGAATACATGACAGTACCATTGAAAGTGAAGAAGCTGCAGTTGATGTTTCTGAGAGTCATACCACAGATCACCCCATCCACGCTGAGGCCATAGAAGATTTAACTGCTGGTGTGAATGAGGTGAAATTGTCTGAAGACAGAGCTACTGAGGAACCAACCGAGGAAAGGGAACATCAGAATATGTCTACTGAAGAAATTGACTCACTTTTAGACAAATGTCTTCTGCAAGCTTTACACATGAGCATAAAAGATAAAGACCTTCCTATTCCAGGAAGTACATTGTG GTCAAATCACGTACTCCCCTGCAGACCTCCAGGTGTTACTCTGGATATTAAGAAGTCATCACACAAAAAGTTATCCAAGTGGTTGCAGTCAAAATCTGCTGCAGGCCTT ATTTCAGCAAAAGAGGACAAGTATAAAAAGGAGGTCATGTTGCTTGGTATCAATCGTGGGCATCCAGATTACATGGCTTTTAAACCAGAAAAGAAGGTACAGGAACCTGTTGAACAGCGTGAAAATGTTGTTGCCGAAGGAAGCAGCACAAAGCAACTGGAAGTAGCAGAAATTTACAAGCCAAGCTCTCATGTTAACCCCATATTTATGGCTGTTGGAGCTGACACGGGCAAGTATTATAGTGCATCAGAAGCATCTGACGTAGCCTTCAG GTATGTTGAAAaggaaattttggttaaaccGACAGACAAGGCCAAAGTAATTTTGGATGCCGCATTATGTGATGCTCTGTACAAAGGAGCCATTAAAAAGGGTTCAGCATACCCAACTGAGATCCACAAGAGAGACCTGGGGTCAACGTTTTTAAACCGAATGCAAATTCACCATAGAGTAGCAAGAGAGAATGAGGTGGTCATTCGCAAGGGCGCCATACGGACTATTCAGATCATGACAGAAAGAAGGCAAGGAAACAAGAAGATGACCCGGCTATCTGGATTGGAATGCTTTTTAATGGACGCCGACTCATTAGCTTCCGAGCTACAAAAGAAATTTGCTTGCAGCACTACCACAGCTGAGCTTCCAG GTAAGAAGGGGCAGCACGAAGTCTTGGTTCAAGGCGGAGTCATCGATGACCTTGCGAAGCACCTTGTTGATCATTACGGAGTTCCAAAGAGATTTATTGAGGTTCTTGACAAAACAAAGCGTTAG
- the LOC102700216 gene encoding NADPH-dependent pterin aldehyde reductase, with amino-acid sequence MTAGSKGGGGVAAARAAAAGPRTVLITGVSRGLGRALALELARRGHAVVGCGRSADHVRSLEAEIATPARHFLTVADVRSDSNMAELAKAVVEKKQVPDIIVNNAGTINKNNKTWCVPAEEFDTVVDTNIKGTANVLRHFIPLMIEKKHGIIVNLSSGWGRSAAAEVAPYCASKWAIEGLTRSLAKELPPGLAAIALSPGVVNTDMLNSCFGSSAALYQSTEQWAPKAATMILSLALDDNGSSLTV; translated from the exons atgacGGCGGGGTCCAAGGGCGGCgggggcgtggcggcggcgcgggcggcggcggcggggccgagGACGGTGCTCATCACCGGGGTGAGCAGGGGGCTGGGCCGCGCGCTCGCGCTGGAGCTCGCGCGGAGGggccacgccgtcgtcggctgCGGCCGCTCCGCCGACCACGTCCGCTCCCTCGAGGCCGAGATCGCCACCCCAGCACGCCActtcctcaccgtcgccgacgtG AGGTCTGACAGCAACATGGCCGAGTTGGCAAAGGCTGTTGTGGAAAAGAAGCAAGTTCCCGATATCATAG TAAACAATGCTGGTACGATAAACAAGAATAACAAGACATGGTGTGTTCCAGCAGAAGAATTCGATACAGTGGTGGATACAAATATTAAAGGAACAGCAAACGTACTCCGTCATTTCATACCCCTTATGATAGAGAAGAAACATGGGATTATAGTCAATTTGTCCTCAGGTTGGGGTAGGTCTGCTGCTGCAGAG GTTGCCCCATATTGTGCTTCAAAGTGGGCAATTGAAGGTTTAACACGCTCCTTAGCAAAGGAGCTGCCTCCTGGATTGGCAGCAATTGCCCTTAGCCCTGGTGTTGTGAATACTGACATGCTTAATTCATGCTTCGGAAGCTCGGCTGCGTTATACCAATCAACTGAACAATG GGCACCCAAAGCAGCTACGATGATACTAAGCCTCGCACTGGACGACAATGGTTCATCGCTCACCGTATGA
- the LOC102700501 gene encoding two-component response regulator ORR2-like has translation MGAEAAVRVLVVDDSPVDRRVVELLLRAHCCGGGEAAPFHVTAVDSGKKAMELLGQRRNHLGPSSPAAAADGASEEAIDIVLTDYCMPEMTGYDLLKAIKALSSPNPIPVVVMSSENEPQRISRCLTAGAEDFILKPLKINDVQRLRKCSGVRPKGSAAAAAVAAADDDRCNTLSSSSTTTRKKMASDHTAKKVAATPEQQRSHLAGLAMVMNASSFEVSHYFQIIFKFILLAYAVLCLSHLLHRWSNGSLLSLWCA, from the exons atgggggcggaggcggcggtgagggtGCTGGTGGTGGACGACTCGCCGGTGGACAGGCGGGTCGTGGAGCTGCTGCTCCGGGCGcactgctgcggcggcggcgaggcggcgcccTTCCACG TGACCGCCGTCGACAGCGGCAAGAAGGCCATGGAGCTGCTCGGCCAGCGGCGGAACCATCTCGGCccttcctcgccggcggcggccgctgaCGGCGCCAGC GAGGAAGCCATCGACATCGTGCTGACTGACTACTGCATGCCGGAGATGACAGGATACGACCTTCTCAAAGCCATCAAG GCGTTGAGCTCTCCGAATCCGATCCCGGTGGTGGTCATGTCGTCGGAGAATGAGCCCCAGAGGATCAGCAG ATGCTTGACAGCCGGTGCTGAGGATTTCATCCTAAAGCCCCTCAAGATCAATGATGTCCAGCGTCTCCGAAAATGCTCCGGCGTCCGGCCGAAGGGCagcgcggcagcggccgccgtcgccgccgctgacgATGACCGGTGCAACACcctgagcagcagcagcaccaccaccaggaAGAAGATGGCTTCAGATCACACGGCCAAGAAGGTGGCTGCCACTCCGGAGCAGCAGAGATCACACTTGGCAGGCCTAGCCATG GTGATGAATGCCTCCAGCTTCGAGGTGTCACACTACTTCCAGATCATCTTCAAGTTCATCCTGCTCGCCTACGCGGTGCTGTGCCTGAGCCATCTCCTCCACAGATGGTCCAATGGCAGCCTCCTCTCCCTGTGGTGCGCATGA